In one window of Lampris incognitus isolate fLamInc1 chromosome 3, fLamInc1.hap2, whole genome shotgun sequence DNA:
- the lrrc41 gene encoding uncharacterized protein lrrc41, producing MHEVYAEEVLRSAATSRPKTRMTSLKRICLRALSRHVAVLDPRELLEFPTSLIKDLLPHLDVTHLDKLQPALNLKGISTYSAWVALLRDIKGPNCVADLHTEEESKQETMDALFHVIFYGFKYSYIARHISNVNITSLLLVMAKHVKHFYLRLSHFLQSFTAEQRPLLRSLEKSVRCVEIKKHIEVLKRDSQYALYILHRMLDHGEAKDIIIYNQDPVMLAWILHARGSQYGCEQFQKRSTFKSNTTTSSVGETMASPDHGTTSYKDEEDHVLLAKRPKIDFVSAEEEARNPKSPLDPEVLCQTFTSSTVPLSEDCPRGQICSLQIRECAQNMLSMLVPFLPTWLCLRSLTLQSCSIFSDLDILTLARSLKQLSETSRSSLTSLSIGVLPHAVFMETLLDACLNLRSLSVEIHTVTENHGLHKTKTDGSKGFAELPLQELTVTVPQVQTHLDSITSVLKRSPHLMSLDISGIRLCVGSSHQELLNIISVSNTCLRRLHLEDLNLASCLPEILGLLENCMLEELSFRDCRLLEKCSDKKSCLWQLVVSLKRVSSLRSLSLSQNRLAKNVPTVVELFTGPSPSAVKKLDISSNFIQPNELLELGRQLEKHRPAQRVTLDLRKNPWDQDKEVWQAALSSLCPFCNILTDGWTSRDTMADHISNM from the exons ATGCACGAGGTCTACGCTGAGGAGGTCCTGCGGTCAGCCGCGACCAGCCGCCCGAAGACACGTATGACGAGTCTGAAGCGGATCTGTCTGCGAGCCCTTAGCCGACACGTCGCTGTGCTGGACCCGAGAGAACTGCTCG AGTTCCCAACGTCCCTCATAAAGGATCTGCTGCCTCATCTGGACGTTACCCACCTGGACAAGCTGCAGCCAGCCCTGAATCTTAAAG GGATCTCTACCTACTCTGCATGGGTTGCACTACTGCGGGACATTAAAGGACCTAACTGT GTAGCTGACTTGCACACTGAAGAAGAAAGTAAACAGGAAACTATGGATGCACTTTTTCACGTAATTTTTTATGGCTTCAAGTACAGCTACATCGCCAGACATATCTCCAACGTAAACATCACATCCCTCCTGTTGGTTATGGCCAAGCATGTCAAGCACTTTTACCTTAGACTTTCCCACTTCCTTCAAAGCTTCACTGCAGAGCAGAGGCCTCTTCTTCGGAGCCTAGAGAAAAGTGTAAGATGTGTTGAAATTAAAAAACATATAGAAGTGTTGAAAAGGGACTCCCAGTATGCCCTGTACATACTGCACCGCATGCTCGACCACGGGGAAGCTAAAGATATCATCATATATAATCAGGATCCGGTCATGCTTGCCTGGATTCTTCATGCCAGGGGATCTCAGTATGGATGTGAACAATTTCAGAAGAGGTCCACTTTTAAGTCAAACACCACCACATCTTCTGTAGGGGAGACCATGGCTTCTCCAGATCACGGGACAACTAGCTATAAGGATGAAGAAGATCATGTCCTACTAGCCAAGCGCCCGAAGATTGATTTTGTGTCTGCAGAAGAGGAGGCAAGAAATCCAAAATCCCCGTTGGATCCCGAGGTTCTTTGTcaaacttttacttcctctactGTGCCTTTGTCGGAGGATTGTCCTCGTGGACAGATCTGTTCCCTGCAGATAAGGGAGTGTGCACAGAACATGCTCAGCATGCTTGTACCCTTCCTACCCACCTGGCTGTGTCTTCGCTCTCTAACTCTGCAGAGTTGCT CAATTTTCAGTGATTTGGACATATTGACCTTGGCAAGGTCTCTTAAGCAGCTGTCTGAGACATCCAGAAGCTCCCTCACCAGTCTCAGTATCGGTGTCCTGCCTCATGCTGTCTTCATGGAGACTCTGCTGGATGCCTGCCTCAACCTGAGGTCCCTCTCAGTGGAGATCCACACTGTGACAGAGAACCATGGATTACATAAGACCAAGACTGATGGATCGAAGGGCTTTGCAG AGCTTCCCCTCCAGGAGCTGACAGTGACTGTACCTCAAGTACAGACACATCTGGACAGCATCACATCTGTTCTGAAGCGCTCGCCACATCTCATGTCACTTGACATTTCGGGAATCCGTCTGTGTGTTGGGTCTTCACACCAGGAACTTCTCAACATCATCTCAG TTTCAAATACATGCTTAAGAAGGCTTCACCTGGAGGACCTGAACCTGGCCAGCTGTCTTCCTGAGATCCTGGGACTTCTGGAAAACTGCATGTTGGAAG AATTGTCTTTTAGGGATTGCCGTCTTCTGGAGAAGTGCAGTGACAAGAAGAGCTGTTTGTGGCAACTGGTAGTTTCTCTGAAGAGAGTGTCATCACTCCGTTCGCTCAGCCTGTCCCAGAACCGCCTTG CCAAGAATGTCCCTACTGTGGTGGAGCTCTTCACAGGACCCTCACCAAGTGCTGTGAAAAAGCTGGACATCAG CTCTAATTTTATTCAACCCAATGAGCTGCTTGAACTGGGGAGGCAACTGGAGAAACATCGTCCAGCACAGCGAGTGACCCTGGACCTCAGAAAAAACCCCTGGGATCAAGACAAGGAAGTGTGGCAGGCTGCACTGAGCAGTCTCTGTCCATTCTGTAATATCCTGACGGACGGATGGACATCCAGAGACACCATGGCAGATCACATAAGCAATATGTAA